Proteins from a single region of Flavobacterium sp. K5-23:
- the arsC gene encoding arsenate reductase (glutaredoxin) (This arsenate reductase requires both glutathione and glutaredoxin to convert arsenate to arsenite, after which the efflux transporter formed by ArsA and ArsB can extrude the arsenite from the cell, providing resistance.), which translates to MIQIYHNPRCGKSRNCLAFIEDAGESFEIIKYLEQPPTFQEMVSLLKKLNFKPIELVRQKESIWIEKFKNQEMTDDEIIQAMITNPILIERPIVIKEDKAFIARDQEKLRDLL; encoded by the coding sequence ATGATACAAATATACCATAATCCACGTTGTGGAAAGTCAAGAAATTGCTTAGCTTTTATTGAAGATGCTGGCGAGTCATTTGAAATTATTAAATATCTGGAACAACCACCTACTTTTCAAGAAATGGTTTCCCTTTTGAAAAAATTAAATTTTAAGCCAATCGAATTGGTTAGACAAAAAGAAAGTATTTGGATCGAAAAATTCAAAAACCAGGAGATGACTGATGATGAAATCATTCAGGCTATGATAACCAACCCTATTCTTATTGAAAGGCCAATTGTAATAAAAGAAGACAAAGCCTTTATTGCCAGAGATCAAGAAAAACTCCGAGATCTATTGTAA
- a CDS encoding serine hydrolase — MIILKKTNILQIILLLLVLGSCKDETNSKAKEESFVEDTLPKMKPLIKESSIPTTAYINSKKAEVTSFYNKKWPNQSANGSFLVAKNGQIIYEKYEGFANFRSKTKITTNTPLHLASVSKVITATAILLLIDGKKIDLNQKINTILKEFPYPEVTIKTLLNHRSGIRNYSYFTDKKEIWDRHDILTNKDILNLLVTKDIDLEFKTDSRFSYCNTNYAILALVIEKITQLSFKEAMSEMIFKPLGMKNTYVYDYEKDKKTAVPSYKGNKVEIGLDHLDAIYGDKNIYSTPRDLLKFDRARNSAEFLNPTLLKQVYHGYSNERKGTKNYGLGIRMINWPTGQNFYFHNGWWHGNTSAFITLPKDQVTIIALSNKFTRKTYDVRKLAVLFGDYPFKIEDD; from the coding sequence ATGATTATTCTAAAAAAAACAAATATACTACAAATAATACTTCTATTGCTCGTGTTGGGGTCATGTAAAGATGAGACTAACTCTAAAGCAAAAGAGGAGAGTTTTGTAGAAGACACATTACCTAAAATGAAACCTTTAATAAAGGAGTCATCAATACCAACAACCGCATACATAAATTCTAAAAAAGCAGAGGTAACTTCTTTTTATAATAAAAAATGGCCAAATCAAAGTGCTAACGGAAGTTTTCTTGTTGCAAAGAATGGTCAAATTATTTATGAAAAATATGAAGGCTTCGCAAATTTTAGATCAAAAACAAAAATTACAACCAATACTCCATTGCATCTTGCGTCAGTAAGTAAAGTAATTACCGCTACGGCCATATTACTATTGATTGATGGAAAAAAAATAGATTTAAATCAAAAAATAAACACCATTTTAAAGGAGTTTCCTTATCCAGAAGTAACCATTAAAACATTATTGAATCACCGAAGCGGAATACGTAATTATTCTTATTTTACTGATAAAAAAGAAATTTGGGACAGACATGACATTCTTACCAATAAAGACATCCTGAATTTACTGGTTACCAAAGACATCGATTTAGAATTTAAAACCGATTCCCGATTTAGTTATTGCAACACGAATTACGCCATTTTGGCATTGGTAATTGAAAAAATCACCCAATTGTCTTTCAAGGAAGCTATGAGCGAGATGATTTTTAAACCACTGGGGATGAAAAATACCTATGTTTATGATTATGAGAAAGACAAGAAAACTGCTGTTCCATCTTATAAAGGAAACAAAGTCGAAATAGGGTTAGATCATTTAGATGCTATTTATGGTGACAAAAACATTTATTCGACACCCAGAGATTTATTAAAATTTGACCGTGCACGAAATTCAGCTGAATTTTTAAATCCAACACTTCTAAAACAAGTGTATCATGGTTATAGCAATGAACGCAAAGGAACTAAGAATTATGGTTTAGGTATCCGAATGATTAATTGGCCAACCGGACAAAATTTCTATTTCCACAACGGCTGGTGGCATGGTAACACATCGGCATTTATTACTTTACCAAAAGATCAGGTAACCATTATAGCGCTTTCTAATAAATTCACAAGAAAAACCTATGATGTACGCAAATTGGCTGTTTTGTTTGGTGACTATCCTTTTAAAATAGAGGATGATTAA
- a CDS encoding TonB-dependent receptor translates to MQKRMKFVVTLTFLFTFLCNFAQSGPPAKEKIRITGKVIDKISNQPLEYATITLINPKNPKAIAGGITNPKGEFDVEAFPGVYSIKIEFISFKPTEIKQQIIQKSINLGTIALVEDAQLLNEVVIRAEKSTVEIKLDKKVYNVGNDLMVKGGTVSDVLDNIPSVSVDVEGKVSLRGNENVKVLIDGKPSNAINISDALRLIPADAIEKVEVITNPSARYDAEGGGGILNIILKKGKNQGLNGTIIASTGYPDNHGLSGSFNYKAEKFNLFTTQGYNYRNSPGNALTNSEYLNPDNITRNYVNESRENDRYSKGYNGSFGMELYLDKSSSWTNTFNYRKSNGDNIDDVFQNYFNANNVYDYTRNRINREDSDSESIDFSTNYTKNFKKEGHKLTIDGSFSTNDEINTALINDSATNSNQLKLDATINNQDQNRNLIQMDYVLPFGKGSQFEAGYRGDFTNLTTDYQVKNDGVSNPNFTNILEYKEAVNAFYSQYGFKVNKFSALFGLRWEDSNIDINQLVTSDFNTKKYNNFFPSAFFTYEISDKSSTSISYSKRIHRPRGRMINPFNNLSSNINIFVGNPDLNPQFTDAIDLGYIKRWDNLTFNTSVYVNKTTDAFQFARRESGDFVNGIPIIISSPINLATEYRAGFEFTLNYSPYKWWKLNGNFNFFRNETQGDFVYTNSSNVLITQDFDNVATTWSSRITSKINLPYKIDWQTNVSYNGPESSAQGKRLGIFAANLAFSKDVLKDKGTLSFNISDVFNTRKRMMEANIPGIVNSYSEMQWRVRQFSLSFTYRINKKKNEREKQPKKMQNEGDNDFQG, encoded by the coding sequence ATGCAAAAAAGAATGAAATTTGTCGTTACATTAACATTTCTATTTACTTTCCTGTGCAATTTTGCGCAATCTGGTCCACCAGCAAAAGAAAAAATTAGAATTACAGGAAAAGTAATTGATAAAATAAGCAACCAACCGCTAGAATACGCAACTATTACCTTAATAAATCCTAAAAACCCCAAAGCTATTGCCGGTGGGATCACTAATCCAAAAGGAGAATTTGATGTGGAAGCCTTTCCAGGTGTTTATTCCATCAAGATTGAATTTATTTCATTCAAACCAACAGAAATAAAACAACAGATTATTCAAAAAAGCATCAATTTAGGAACAATAGCTTTGGTTGAAGATGCACAGCTATTAAATGAAGTTGTAATTCGTGCCGAAAAATCTACTGTTGAAATAAAATTAGACAAAAAAGTCTATAACGTAGGGAATGACCTTATGGTAAAAGGAGGAACGGTAAGCGATGTATTAGACAATATCCCTTCAGTTTCAGTTGATGTGGAAGGTAAAGTAAGTCTTCGAGGTAACGAAAATGTAAAAGTACTTATAGACGGAAAACCATCAAACGCCATTAATATATCTGATGCACTTCGATTAATTCCTGCTGATGCAATTGAAAAAGTAGAGGTTATTACTAATCCATCCGCAAGATACGATGCTGAAGGTGGTGGAGGAATATTAAATATTATTCTAAAAAAAGGAAAAAATCAAGGTTTAAACGGAACAATAATAGCTTCTACTGGTTATCCTGACAACCATGGCTTAAGCGGTAGTTTTAATTATAAAGCTGAAAAATTTAATCTTTTCACAACTCAAGGATATAATTACAGGAACAGTCCTGGAAACGCCTTAACTAATTCAGAATACCTAAATCCTGATAATATCACTAGAAATTACGTTAACGAGTCAAGAGAAAACGACAGATACAGTAAAGGGTATAATGGAAGTTTTGGTATGGAATTATATTTAGATAAATCATCATCTTGGACTAACACTTTTAATTATAGAAAAAGTAACGGAGACAATATTGACGACGTATTTCAAAATTATTTCAATGCTAACAATGTTTATGATTATACCAGAAATCGTATTAATAGAGAAGATAGTGACAGTGAAAGCATAGACTTTTCTACTAACTACACTAAAAACTTTAAAAAGGAAGGTCACAAATTAACAATTGACGGTTCGTTTTCAACAAATGATGAAATAAACACAGCGCTAATTAATGATTCAGCTACAAATTCAAATCAACTAAAACTTGACGCTACCATTAATAATCAAGATCAAAACAGAAATTTAATCCAAATGGATTATGTTCTTCCATTTGGAAAAGGAAGCCAATTTGAAGCGGGTTATCGTGGTGATTTCACTAATCTAACAACTGATTATCAAGTTAAAAATGATGGTGTTTCTAATCCTAATTTCACTAATATTTTAGAATACAAAGAGGCAGTAAATGCATTCTACTCCCAGTATGGCTTTAAAGTCAATAAATTTTCAGCTCTTTTTGGTTTACGTTGGGAAGATTCAAATATTGACATTAATCAATTGGTTACAAGTGACTTTAACACAAAAAAGTACAACAATTTCTTCCCTAGTGCATTCTTTACCTATGAAATATCAGATAAAAGCAGCACATCTATAAGCTATAGTAAACGTATTCACAGACCTAGAGGGAGAATGATTAATCCATTCAACAACTTATCCAGCAACATTAATATCTTCGTAGGTAATCCTGATTTAAACCCTCAATTTACTGATGCCATAGATCTGGGTTACATCAAGCGTTGGGATAACCTAACATTTAATACTTCTGTATACGTAAACAAAACGACGGATGCTTTTCAGTTTGCTAGGAGAGAATCTGGTGATTTTGTAAACGGAATACCTATTATCATTAGTTCACCAATAAATTTAGCTACTGAATATAGAGCAGGTTTTGAATTTACATTAAATTATTCTCCTTATAAATGGTGGAAATTAAATGGAAACTTCAATTTCTTTAGAAATGAAACTCAAGGTGATTTTGTTTATACAAATTCAAGTAACGTCCTTATTACTCAAGATTTTGATAATGTTGCCACAACTTGGTCATCAAGAATAACATCCAAAATAAATTTACCTTATAAAATAGACTGGCAAACTAATGTTAGTTATAATGGACCTGAATCTAGTGCCCAAGGGAAACGTTTAGGGATTTTTGCTGCAAACTTAGCCTTTAGTAAAGACGTCTTAAAAGACAAAGGAACACTTTCATTCAACATCAGTGACGTATTTAACACTAGAAAAAGAATGATGGAAGCTAATATTCCTGGAATCGTTAATTCCTATTCTGAAATGCAATGGAGAGTGAGACAGTTCAGCCTTTCCTTCACTTACAGAATAAATAAGAAGAAAAACGAAAGGGAAAAACAACCTAAGAAAATGCAAAATGAAGGTGATAATGACTTTCAAGGATAA
- a CDS encoding S41 family peptidase translates to MNNLISVQNLKADVDFTYKKLQKLHPKLYWYISKEELDYKFDSLKTSITKPLTSFEFYKKLSPVVSAVKQGHISISPPTKKRTKKEKKAFIKKGTSPFTQFDFEIFNDKLYVVKNKSYDETVKIGSEVEAINNESIDDLFKEYEKEFSSDGYNKTFISKKLPDYFSGAYTLKNGFQDSLKYSFNYNDEQRLVSIIRKVVDTTKPKKEIKKKLTAFEKAKKKADDRDKNTFGYNPDTKTNNRNLRFIEKDNSIAVIKIRSFSNGNYRRFYEESFSKIDYNNSKTLIIDLRNNGGGRLAEIADLYSYLSDSTFVFLDKSEVASKTSMFKSNPLTGLPFLLKFTIPFYYPYIFFAVHKNKEGSYVYPTETKPHKIKKDAFKGNIYVLINGGSFSASSIISSNLKGSKRAFFVGEETGGAYNGTVAGRMTDIKLPKSAISMKIGLMLVAPFHKTVIDGHGVYPDKEITPTLEDRIKGIDPEMNWILNEINSNKSEISNTIEK, encoded by the coding sequence TTGAATAATTTAATTTCTGTACAAAATCTAAAAGCAGATGTTGATTTCACTTATAAAAAATTACAAAAACTGCACCCAAAACTTTATTGGTATATTAGTAAAGAAGAACTTGATTATAAGTTTGACAGTCTTAAAACCAGTATTACAAAGCCACTAACAAGTTTCGAGTTTTACAAAAAATTAAGTCCTGTGGTTTCGGCTGTAAAACAGGGACACATATCTATTTCTCCACCCACTAAGAAAAGGACGAAAAAAGAAAAAAAAGCCTTTATAAAAAAAGGTACAAGCCCATTCACACAATTTGATTTTGAAATTTTCAACGATAAATTGTATGTTGTAAAAAACAAATCATACGATGAAACTGTGAAAATTGGTTCAGAAGTTGAAGCGATCAATAATGAAAGTATTGACGACTTATTTAAGGAGTATGAAAAAGAATTCTCATCTGATGGTTACAATAAAACTTTTATTTCAAAAAAATTACCTGATTATTTCTCAGGCGCCTACACGCTAAAAAATGGATTTCAAGATAGTTTAAAATACAGTTTCAATTATAATGACGAACAAAGATTGGTGTCCATTATTAGAAAAGTAGTAGATACCACTAAACCAAAAAAAGAAATTAAAAAGAAACTCACTGCATTCGAGAAAGCTAAAAAGAAAGCAGACGATAGGGACAAAAACACTTTTGGTTACAATCCGGATACCAAAACAAACAATAGAAACCTGCGGTTTATAGAAAAAGACAACAGTATTGCCGTAATTAAAATTAGAAGTTTTTCAAACGGGAATTATAGACGGTTTTACGAGGAATCCTTCAGTAAAATTGATTATAATAATTCAAAAACATTGATTATTGATTTAAGAAATAATGGAGGAGGCAGACTTGCTGAAATAGCTGATTTATATTCCTATTTATCAGATTCCACTTTTGTCTTTTTAGATAAGTCAGAAGTAGCGTCAAAAACGAGTATGTTTAAAAGTAATCCGTTGACAGGATTGCCTTTTTTATTGAAATTTACCATACCTTTTTATTATCCATATATCTTTTTTGCAGTACATAAAAACAAAGAAGGAAGCTATGTTTACCCTACGGAAACAAAACCTCATAAAATAAAAAAAGATGCTTTTAAGGGAAACATATATGTCCTTATCAACGGAGGTAGTTTCTCTGCTTCAAGTATAATTTCTTCAAATTTAAAAGGTTCTAAAAGAGCTTTTTTTGTAGGTGAGGAAACTGGCGGTGCATATAATGGAACAGTCGCAGGAAGAATGACTGATATAAAACTTCCCAAAAGCGCTATTTCAATGAAGATAGGATTAATGCTTGTAGCGCCTTTTCATAAAACAGTAATTGATGGCCATGGTGTTTATCCCGACAAAGAAATAACACCAACACTTGAAGATCGAATAAAAGGAATTGATCCGGAAATGAATTGGATTTTAAATGAAATTAACTCCAACAAATCTGAAATTTCAAATACAATTGAAAAGTAA
- the fumC gene encoding class II fumarate hydratase — MKYRIEKDTMGEVQVPADKYWGAQTERSRNNFKIGPTASMPKEIIKGFAYLKKAAAYTNCDLGVLTTEKRDAIAEVCDEILAGKLDDQFPLVIWQTGSGTQSNMNVNEVIANRAQVLKGFAIGEGEQFIKANDDVNKSQSSNDTFPTGMHIAAYKVIVENTIPAIEKLRNTLDTKANEYKSVVKIGRTHLMDATPLTLGQELSGYTAQLNYGLKALKNTLAHLSEIALGGTAVGTGINTPEGYDIKVAEYIAEFTGLPFITAENKFEALAAHDAIVETHGALKQLAVSLNKIANDIRMLASGPRSGIGEIIIPENEPGSSIMPGKVNPTQCEALTMVCAQVMGNDVAITVGGMQGHYELNVFKPLMAANFLQSARLLGDACLSFEEHCAQGIEPNYKRIKELVDNSLMLVTALNTKIGYYKSAEIAQTAHKNGTTLKEEAIRLGYLTPDEFDSWVKPEDMVGKIK, encoded by the coding sequence ATGAAATACCGAATAGAAAAAGACACAATGGGTGAAGTACAAGTTCCCGCAGATAAATACTGGGGTGCACAAACTGAACGTTCCAGAAACAATTTCAAAATAGGTCCTACGGCATCAATGCCAAAGGAAATAATCAAAGGTTTTGCTTATTTAAAAAAAGCTGCAGCTTATACTAATTGTGATTTAGGTGTTTTAACAACCGAAAAGCGTGACGCCATTGCAGAGGTTTGTGACGAAATCCTGGCAGGAAAACTAGACGATCAATTTCCATTGGTAATTTGGCAAACCGGTTCCGGTACGCAAAGCAATATGAACGTAAATGAAGTAATTGCTAATCGGGCCCAAGTTTTAAAAGGCTTTGCAATAGGAGAAGGAGAACAATTTATTAAGGCTAATGATGATGTTAATAAATCACAGTCTTCAAACGACACTTTCCCAACAGGAATGCATATCGCAGCGTATAAAGTTATAGTAGAAAACACTATTCCAGCCATTGAAAAACTAAGAAATACATTAGATACAAAAGCAAACGAATATAAGAGTGTTGTAAAAATAGGCCGTACGCATCTTATGGATGCTACTCCCCTAACCTTGGGTCAGGAATTGTCCGGATATACAGCTCAATTAAACTATGGATTAAAAGCTTTAAAAAACACTTTAGCCCATTTATCAGAAATCGCTTTGGGAGGAACTGCAGTAGGTACAGGAATAAACACCCCTGAAGGCTACGACATAAAAGTAGCCGAATACATAGCAGAATTCACTGGATTGCCATTTATCACAGCCGAAAACAAATTTGAAGCCCTAGCTGCTCACGATGCCATAGTCGAAACACACGGTGCTTTAAAACAGCTGGCTGTTTCACTAAACAAAATTGCCAATGACATCCGAATGTTGGCTTCCGGACCCCGTTCTGGAATTGGAGAAATTATTATCCCCGAAAACGAACCTGGTTCCTCAATTATGCCTGGAAAAGTAAACCCAACACAATGCGAGGCGCTAACAATGGTTTGTGCTCAAGTGATGGGGAACGATGTGGCTATTACTGTTGGAGGAATGCAGGGTCACTATGAACTTAATGTATTCAAACCGTTAATGGCGGCTAACTTCTTGCAGTCGGCACGCTTGTTAGGCGATGCTTGTTTATCTTTTGAGGAACATTGTGCTCAAGGAATAGAACCAAACTACAAACGAATTAAAGAATTAGTTGATAACTCATTGATGTTAGTTACCGCTTTAAACACTAAAATAGGTTATTATAAATCAGCTGAGATTGCACAAACCGCTCACAAAAACGGAACAACTCTAAAAGAAGAAGCGATACGATTAGGATATCTAACTCCTGATGAATTTGACTCTTGGGTAAAACCAGAAGATATGGTAGGGAAGATAAAATAA
- a CDS encoding DoxX family protein, translated as MNNVKNLNKWANAHTYLSVDLLRIALGVFLFIKGISFITNIQYLVELISPIDKIGGGMFLIHYIAPAHMIGGIMIVFGLLTRWAIIAQLPILIGAVIVNFMGEMHSENLIIALLTLGLCSFFLFYGSGKNSADYYFKLEK; from the coding sequence ATGAACAACGTGAAAAACTTAAATAAATGGGCCAATGCCCACACTTATTTATCAGTAGATTTATTGCGAATTGCTCTTGGTGTTTTTTTATTTATAAAAGGTATTTCTTTTATAACGAATATACAATATTTAGTAGAGCTCATTTCGCCAATTGATAAAATTGGCGGTGGAATGTTTCTCATACATTATATAGCACCCGCACATATGATAGGTGGTATTATGATTGTATTTGGGTTGCTTACCAGATGGGCAATAATAGCTCAATTACCAATTCTAATTGGAGCTGTTATCGTTAATTTTATGGGTGAAATGCATTCTGAAAATCTTATAATAGCACTTTTAACATTGGGATTATGTAGCTTTTTCTTATTCTATGGAAGCGGAAAAAACTCCGCTGATTATTATTTTAAATTAGAAAAATAA
- a CDS encoding CPBP family intramembrane glutamic endopeptidase, translating to MFIEQGVSPENKFWKYIVGIVLILTASFIGQIPILAGFFYETAVNGKQYPANETEMMRFFEPNLTLFLILISFVFTLVAIYFVVRYLHNQTMLSVTTSRSKIDWNRVFFSFSVWSAFTIISTVLFYYSNPADFVVNFKPVPFAILVVIGVFLIPIQTSTEEYIFRGYLMQGFANLVNNKWFPLLMTSVIFGAMHLSNPEVVKMGNIIFIYYIGTGLFLGIITLMDEGIELALGFHAANNLVGALLITSDWSAFQTHSILKDISEPKAGLDVILPVLVIYPILIYIFSRKYNWSNWKEKLTGKIE from the coding sequence ATGTTTATAGAACAAGGAGTGAGTCCAGAGAATAAGTTTTGGAAATATATTGTAGGTATTGTATTGATTTTGACGGCTTCATTTATAGGTCAGATCCCCATTTTGGCTGGTTTTTTTTATGAAACTGCTGTAAACGGAAAGCAGTATCCAGCAAATGAAACAGAGATGATGCGTTTTTTTGAACCAAATCTGACTTTGTTTTTAATTTTGATTTCATTTGTGTTTACTTTAGTTGCTATTTATTTTGTGGTTCGCTATTTACATAATCAAACGATGTTATCTGTAACTACATCAAGGTCCAAAATAGATTGGAACAGGGTGTTTTTCTCTTTTTCAGTATGGTCTGCATTTACGATTATATCTACAGTGTTATTTTATTACTCTAATCCGGCTGATTTTGTGGTTAATTTTAAGCCTGTTCCGTTTGCCATATTAGTTGTAATAGGCGTGTTCTTGATCCCCATTCAAACCAGTACGGAGGAATACATTTTCAGAGGGTATTTAATGCAGGGTTTTGCTAATCTTGTAAATAACAAATGGTTTCCTTTGTTAATGACTTCAGTTATTTTTGGTGCTATGCATTTGTCTAATCCCGAAGTAGTTAAAATGGGAAACATCATATTTATATATTACATAGGGACAGGATTGTTTCTAGGGATTATCACTTTAATGGACGAAGGAATAGAGCTTGCTTTAGGTTTTCATGCCGCTAATAATCTGGTGGGAGCTTTGTTAATTACCTCAGATTGGTCCGCTTTTCAAACGCATTCTATTTTAAAAGATATCTCAGAACCAAAGGCAGGATTAGATGTTATTTTACCTGTATTAGTAATTTACCCAATTCTTATTTATATATTTAGTAGAAAATACAATTGGTCTAACTGGAAAGAAAAATTAACTGGTAAAATTGAATAG
- a CDS encoding NAD(P)-dependent oxidoreductase, translating to MKFGIIKERKSPPDRRVVFSPDELVKLKALYQDASVKVESSDIRIFTDEQYTNLGIEVSEDMNDCDVLFGVKEVPVESLIADKAYFFFSHTIKKQPYNRKLLLAVLDKKIDLYDHETIVTAENRRLIGFGRYAGIVGAYNSIRAFGIKFELFKLPKAETLSGREELISQLKRIVFPPIKITITGSGKVGNGIKEILDAIKIKEVSVDNFLTKNYAQPVYTQLDVLDYNKRLDGRVLDTKDFYKNPTEYVSDFERFSKVSDIVITGHFYGNDAPAILTREMLQSKDCKIKVVGDVSCDIDGPIACTLRASTIAEPIYGYLPSEHKEVDVFHPAAIVVMAVDNLPCELPKDASEGFGLMFMEYVIPAFFNGDKDGILDRAKMTDKGKLTPRFSYLQDYVDGK from the coding sequence ATGAAATTCGGAATTATAAAAGAAAGAAAGAGTCCACCGGACAGAAGAGTGGTATTTTCACCTGATGAATTGGTCAAATTAAAAGCGCTTTATCAAGATGCTTCAGTGAAAGTGGAAAGTTCTGATATTCGAATATTTACTGACGAGCAATATACTAATTTAGGTATTGAAGTGTCAGAAGACATGAATGACTGTGATGTTTTATTTGGTGTTAAAGAAGTTCCTGTTGAAAGTTTAATTGCTGATAAAGCGTATTTCTTTTTTTCACATACAATAAAGAAGCAACCTTATAACAGAAAACTATTACTGGCTGTTCTTGATAAAAAAATTGATTTATACGACCATGAAACTATTGTAACTGCTGAGAATCGCAGATTAATTGGTTTTGGGAGGTATGCAGGTATTGTTGGTGCTTATAATAGTATTCGTGCCTTTGGAATAAAATTTGAATTATTCAAATTACCAAAAGCGGAGACTCTATCGGGAAGAGAGGAATTGATTTCGCAATTAAAGCGTATTGTTTTTCCCCCAATAAAAATTACAATCACGGGTTCTGGAAAAGTTGGGAATGGTATAAAAGAAATTTTGGATGCTATAAAAATAAAAGAGGTTTCTGTTGATAATTTCCTTACAAAAAACTATGCGCAACCAGTTTATACACAGCTTGATGTTTTAGATTACAACAAGAGGTTAGACGGAAGAGTATTAGATACTAAAGATTTTTATAAAAATCCAACGGAATATGTTTCTGATTTTGAACGTTTTTCAAAAGTTTCGGATATTGTAATTACGGGACATTTTTATGGAAATGACGCACCAGCAATTCTTACTAGAGAAATGCTTCAATCTAAAGATTGTAAAATAAAAGTAGTGGGAGATGTTTCTTGTGATATTGATGGTCCTATTGCTTGTACACTTAGAGCTTCAACAATTGCAGAACCAATATACGGATATTTGCCTTCTGAGCATAAAGAAGTGGATGTTTTTCATCCTGCAGCAATTGTGGTTATGGCAGTAGATAATTTGCCTTGTGAGTTGCCAAAAGATGCTAGTGAAGGTTTTGGGCTTATGTTTATGGAGTATGTGATTCCAGCATTTTTTAACGGCGATAAAGACGGAATATTGGATAGAGCAAAAATGACCGATAAAGGAAAGCTAACTCCTAGATTCAGTTATTTACAAGATTATGTAGACGGGAAATAA
- a CDS encoding AMP-binding protein produces MRVITYENVHNRFKLNGYKMNRFDLCIIANSLIKEGAEFEIAAGKFILDWFDSKTHINLKTSGTTSEPKIIQISKQAMVNSALATGDFFELKPGDKALLCLSTNYIAGKMMLVRSIILGLEIDVISPSSFPLLNNNKWYDFVAMVPLQVQNSISELKNVNKIIVGGAKMNKSLENKLSDVSSKVYETYGMTETITHIAAKKVGEEAFSLLPNIQISQNDKNCLVINAPNISLEPIITNDLVEIINDNQFLFLGRIDNLVNSGGVKLIPEQIEEKLSTKIQSRFFVAGIPDDELGEKLVLIIEGENDTLEKTVFEVLDKYEKPKEVFFVSKFIETENGKIKRKEVLASIL; encoded by the coding sequence ATGAGAGTGATAACTTATGAGAACGTACATAATCGTTTTAAACTGAATGGGTATAAAATGAATCGATTTGATTTATGTATTATAGCTAATTCTTTGATAAAGGAAGGAGCCGAGTTTGAAATTGCAGCTGGTAAGTTTATTTTGGATTGGTTTGATTCTAAAACTCATATAAATTTAAAAACTTCAGGTACTACAAGCGAACCTAAAATCATTCAAATTAGCAAACAGGCTATGGTAAATTCCGCTTTAGCAACGGGTGATTTTTTCGAATTAAAGCCAGGTGACAAAGCTTTACTGTGTTTGTCTACAAATTATATAGCCGGAAAAATGATGCTCGTGAGAAGTATTATACTAGGGCTGGAAATCGATGTTATTTCTCCTAGTTCATTTCCATTGTTGAATAATAATAAATGGTATGATTTTGTAGCGATGGTTCCTTTACAAGTTCAAAATTCGATTTCCGAATTGAAAAATGTAAATAAAATAATTGTTGGTGGAGCTAAAATGAATAAATCATTGGAAAATAAGCTTTCGGATGTTTCTTCAAAAGTTTATGAAACTTATGGAATGACTGAAACGATTACACATATTGCTGCTAAAAAAGTAGGAGAGGAGGCATTTAGTTTACTGCCGAATATTCAGATTTCACAAAACGACAAGAACTGTTTAGTTATAAATGCGCCAAATATTTCATTAGAGCCAATCATAACGAATGATTTGGTCGAAATAATAAATGATAATCAATTCCTTTTTTTAGGTCGTATAGATAACCTTGTTAATAGTGGTGGCGTCAAACTAATTCCCGAGCAAATAGAAGAAAAGCTTTCGACAAAAATTCAATCAAGATTTTTTGTTGCTGGAATCCCAGATGATGAATTGGGCGAAAAATTAGTGCTTATTATTGAAGGAGAGAATGATACTCTGGAGAAAACTGTGTTTGAAGTGCTGGATAAGTATGAAAAACCAAAAGAAGTGTTTTTTGTTTCTAAATTCATTGAAACTGAGAATGGTAAAATAAAAAGGAAAGAGGTATTAGCCAGTATTTTGTAA